One window of Toxotes jaculatrix isolate fToxJac2 chromosome 19, fToxJac2.pri, whole genome shotgun sequence genomic DNA carries:
- the tfap2b gene encoding transcription factor AP-2-beta isoform X2 → MSLACLGPTTSSLSCSFTLSPLVTPTEGLQMLVHSYSTADRHDGVSSHSSRLSQLGSVSHAGPYSSAPPLSHAPSSDFQPPYFPPPYQPLAHYQSQDPYSHVSDPYSLNSLHQSQQGAWGARQRQDTAGDRMDSSALLAQPRASLPQLSGLDPRRDYSGVRRPDVLLHSAHPGLEPGMGDGLLHGLHGMEDVQTIEDTNGTNILDQSVIKKVPMPPKNVGSLMLGKDGLIGGVTVNINEVFCSVPGRLSLLSSTSKYKVTVGEVQRRLSPPECLNASLLGGVLRRAKSKNGGKCLREKLEKIGLNLPAGRRKAANVTLLTSLVEGEAVHLARDFGYICETEFPTKAVSEYLNRQHADPNELHTRKNMLLATKQLCKEFTDLLAQDRTPLGNSRPTPILEPGIQSCLSHFSFITHGFGSPAICAALTALQNYLTEALKGLDKMFLNNPSNNRHGDAGNKAGDKEEKQRK, encoded by the exons ATGAGTTTGGCTTGTCTCGGCCCAACAACGTCTTCACTGTCTTGCAGTTTTACCTTGAGCCCGCTCGTGACACCAACCGAGGGTTTACAGATGTTAGTTCATTCCTATTCCACTGCG GACCGGCATGACGGTGTCTCGAGCCACAGCTCCCGCCTGTCCCAGCTGGGCTCGGTATCGCATGCGGGACCCTACTCCAGCGCGCCGCCGCTGTCTCATGCGCCCTCGTCGGACTTCCAGCCTCCGTACTTCCCGCCGCCGTACCAGCCGCTCGCTCACTACCAGAGCCAGGACCCGTACTCCCACGTGAGCGACCCGTACTCCCTGAACTCCCTGCACCAAAGCCAGCAGGGCGCATGGGGTGCGCGGCAGCGGCAAGACACCGCTGGAGACCGGATGGATAGCTCCGCTCTGCTGGCGCAGCCTCGGGCCTCGCTGCCTCAGCTGTCCGGGCTGGATCCACGCCGGGACTACAGTGGAGTACGGCGGCCCGACGTGCTGCTGCACTCCGCTCACCCGGGACTGGAGCCCGGTATGGGCGACGGACTGCTACACGGGCTGCACGGTATGGAGGATGTTCAG ACCATTGAAGACACCAACGGAACGAACATCCTGGATCAATCAGTAATTAAgaaag TTCCCATGCCTCCCAAAAACGTGGGCTCTCTGATGCTCGGCAAGGACGGGCTGATCGGTGGAGTGACCGTCAACATAAACGAGGTGTTCTGCTCGGTGCCTGGCCGCCTCTCGCTGCTCAGCTCCACCTCCAAGTACAAAGTGACCGTAGGGGAGGTGCAGAGGAGACTGTCTCCGCCCGAGTGCCTCAACGCCTCCTTGTTGGGGGGCGTGTTGAGAAG AGCAAAGTCCAAAAACGGTGGGAAATGTCTGAGGGAAAAGCTGGAGAAGATTGGACTGAATTTACCTGCTGGAAGACGCAAAGCTGCCAATGTCACACTACTAACATCTCTTGTAGAAG GTGAAGCGGTCCACCTGGCGCGGGACTTCGGTTACATCTGCGAGACGGAGTTTCCCACCAAAGCCGTGAGCGAGTACCTCAACCGGCAGCACGCGGACCCCAACGAGCTGCACACGCGGAAAAACATGCTGCTGGCGACAAA ACAGCTGTGTAAGGAGTTCACAGACCTGCTGGCCCAGGACAGGACTCCCCTGGGCAACTCAAGGCCCACCCCCATCCTGGAGCCCGGCATCCAGAGCTGCCTCTCCCACTTCTCCTTCATCACGCACGGCTTCGGGTCGCCTGCCATCTGCGCTGCGCTCACCGCCCTCCAGAACTACCTCACCGAGGCTCTCAAAGGACTCGACAAGATGTTTCTCAACAACCCTTCCAACAACCGGCACGGGGACGCCGGCAACAAGGCCGGCGACAAAGAAGAGAAGCAGCGGAAATGA
- the tfap2b gene encoding transcription factor AP-2-beta isoform X4 produces the protein MLWKLVENVKYEDIYEDRHDGVSSHSSRLSQLGSVSHAGPYSSAPPLSHAPSSDFQPPYFPPPYQPLAHYQSQDPYSHVSDPYSLNSLHQSQQGAWGARQRQDTAGDRMDSSALLAQPRASLPQLSGLDPRRDYSGVRRPDVLLHSAHPGLEPGMGDGLLHGLHGMEDVQVNTNGTNILDQSVIKKVPMPPKNVGSLMLGKDGLIGGVTVNINEVFCSVPGRLSLLSSTSKYKVTVGEVQRRLSPPECLNASLLGGVLRRAKSKNGGKCLREKLEKIGLNLPAGRRKAANVTLLTSLVEGEAVHLARDFGYICETEFPTKAVSEYLNRQHADPNELHTRKNMLLATKQLCKEFTDLLAQDRTPLGNSRPTPILEPGIQSCLSHFSFITHGFGSPAICAALTALQNYLTEALKGLDKMFLNNPSNNRHGDAGNKAGDKEEKQRK, from the exons ATGCTGTGGAAACTAGTTGAGAATGTCAAGTATGAAGATATTTATGAG GACCGGCATGACGGTGTCTCGAGCCACAGCTCCCGCCTGTCCCAGCTGGGCTCGGTATCGCATGCGGGACCCTACTCCAGCGCGCCGCCGCTGTCTCATGCGCCCTCGTCGGACTTCCAGCCTCCGTACTTCCCGCCGCCGTACCAGCCGCTCGCTCACTACCAGAGCCAGGACCCGTACTCCCACGTGAGCGACCCGTACTCCCTGAACTCCCTGCACCAAAGCCAGCAGGGCGCATGGGGTGCGCGGCAGCGGCAAGACACCGCTGGAGACCGGATGGATAGCTCCGCTCTGCTGGCGCAGCCTCGGGCCTCGCTGCCTCAGCTGTCCGGGCTGGATCCACGCCGGGACTACAGTGGAGTACGGCGGCCCGACGTGCTGCTGCACTCCGCTCACCCGGGACTGGAGCCCGGTATGGGCGACGGACTGCTACACGGGCTGCACGGTATGGAGGATGTTCAGGTGA ACACCAACGGAACGAACATCCTGGATCAATCAGTAATTAAgaaag TTCCCATGCCTCCCAAAAACGTGGGCTCTCTGATGCTCGGCAAGGACGGGCTGATCGGTGGAGTGACCGTCAACATAAACGAGGTGTTCTGCTCGGTGCCTGGCCGCCTCTCGCTGCTCAGCTCCACCTCCAAGTACAAAGTGACCGTAGGGGAGGTGCAGAGGAGACTGTCTCCGCCCGAGTGCCTCAACGCCTCCTTGTTGGGGGGCGTGTTGAGAAG AGCAAAGTCCAAAAACGGTGGGAAATGTCTGAGGGAAAAGCTGGAGAAGATTGGACTGAATTTACCTGCTGGAAGACGCAAAGCTGCCAATGTCACACTACTAACATCTCTTGTAGAAG GTGAAGCGGTCCACCTGGCGCGGGACTTCGGTTACATCTGCGAGACGGAGTTTCCCACCAAAGCCGTGAGCGAGTACCTCAACCGGCAGCACGCGGACCCCAACGAGCTGCACACGCGGAAAAACATGCTGCTGGCGACAAA ACAGCTGTGTAAGGAGTTCACAGACCTGCTGGCCCAGGACAGGACTCCCCTGGGCAACTCAAGGCCCACCCCCATCCTGGAGCCCGGCATCCAGAGCTGCCTCTCCCACTTCTCCTTCATCACGCACGGCTTCGGGTCGCCTGCCATCTGCGCTGCGCTCACCGCCCTCCAGAACTACCTCACCGAGGCTCTCAAAGGACTCGACAAGATGTTTCTCAACAACCCTTCCAACAACCGGCACGGGGACGCCGGCAACAAGGCCGGCGACAAAGAAGAGAAGCAGCGGAAATGA
- the tfap2b gene encoding transcription factor AP-2-beta isoform X1, producing MSLACLGPTTSSLSCSFTLSPLVTPTEGLQMLVHSYSTADRHDGVSSHSSRLSQLGSVSHAGPYSSAPPLSHAPSSDFQPPYFPPPYQPLAHYQSQDPYSHVSDPYSLNSLHQSQQGAWGARQRQDTAGDRMDSSALLAQPRASLPQLSGLDPRRDYSGVRRPDVLLHSAHPGLEPGMGDGLLHGLHGMEDVQTIEDTNGTNILDQSVIKKGPVSVPMPPKNVGSLMLGKDGLIGGVTVNINEVFCSVPGRLSLLSSTSKYKVTVGEVQRRLSPPECLNASLLGGVLRRAKSKNGGKCLREKLEKIGLNLPAGRRKAANVTLLTSLVEGEAVHLARDFGYICETEFPTKAVSEYLNRQHADPNELHTRKNMLLATKQLCKEFTDLLAQDRTPLGNSRPTPILEPGIQSCLSHFSFITHGFGSPAICAALTALQNYLTEALKGLDKMFLNNPSNNRHGDAGNKAGDKEEKQRK from the exons ATGAGTTTGGCTTGTCTCGGCCCAACAACGTCTTCACTGTCTTGCAGTTTTACCTTGAGCCCGCTCGTGACACCAACCGAGGGTTTACAGATGTTAGTTCATTCCTATTCCACTGCG GACCGGCATGACGGTGTCTCGAGCCACAGCTCCCGCCTGTCCCAGCTGGGCTCGGTATCGCATGCGGGACCCTACTCCAGCGCGCCGCCGCTGTCTCATGCGCCCTCGTCGGACTTCCAGCCTCCGTACTTCCCGCCGCCGTACCAGCCGCTCGCTCACTACCAGAGCCAGGACCCGTACTCCCACGTGAGCGACCCGTACTCCCTGAACTCCCTGCACCAAAGCCAGCAGGGCGCATGGGGTGCGCGGCAGCGGCAAGACACCGCTGGAGACCGGATGGATAGCTCCGCTCTGCTGGCGCAGCCTCGGGCCTCGCTGCCTCAGCTGTCCGGGCTGGATCCACGCCGGGACTACAGTGGAGTACGGCGGCCCGACGTGCTGCTGCACTCCGCTCACCCGGGACTGGAGCCCGGTATGGGCGACGGACTGCTACACGGGCTGCACGGTATGGAGGATGTTCAG ACCATTGAAGACACCAACGGAACGAACATCCTGGATCAATCAGTAATTAAgaaagg TCCTGTTTCAGTTCCCATGCCTCCCAAAAACGTGGGCTCTCTGATGCTCGGCAAGGACGGGCTGATCGGTGGAGTGACCGTCAACATAAACGAGGTGTTCTGCTCGGTGCCTGGCCGCCTCTCGCTGCTCAGCTCCACCTCCAAGTACAAAGTGACCGTAGGGGAGGTGCAGAGGAGACTGTCTCCGCCCGAGTGCCTCAACGCCTCCTTGTTGGGGGGCGTGTTGAGAAG AGCAAAGTCCAAAAACGGTGGGAAATGTCTGAGGGAAAAGCTGGAGAAGATTGGACTGAATTTACCTGCTGGAAGACGCAAAGCTGCCAATGTCACACTACTAACATCTCTTGTAGAAG GTGAAGCGGTCCACCTGGCGCGGGACTTCGGTTACATCTGCGAGACGGAGTTTCCCACCAAAGCCGTGAGCGAGTACCTCAACCGGCAGCACGCGGACCCCAACGAGCTGCACACGCGGAAAAACATGCTGCTGGCGACAAA ACAGCTGTGTAAGGAGTTCACAGACCTGCTGGCCCAGGACAGGACTCCCCTGGGCAACTCAAGGCCCACCCCCATCCTGGAGCCCGGCATCCAGAGCTGCCTCTCCCACTTCTCCTTCATCACGCACGGCTTCGGGTCGCCTGCCATCTGCGCTGCGCTCACCGCCCTCCAGAACTACCTCACCGAGGCTCTCAAAGGACTCGACAAGATGTTTCTCAACAACCCTTCCAACAACCGGCACGGGGACGCCGGCAACAAGGCCGGCGACAAAGAAGAGAAGCAGCGGAAATGA
- the tfap2b gene encoding transcription factor AP-2-beta isoform X3, whose product MLWKLVENVKYEDIYEDRHDGVSSHSSRLSQLGSVSHAGPYSSAPPLSHAPSSDFQPPYFPPPYQPLAHYQSQDPYSHVSDPYSLNSLHQSQQGAWGARQRQDTAGDRMDSSALLAQPRASLPQLSGLDPRRDYSGVRRPDVLLHSAHPGLEPGMGDGLLHGLHGMEDVQTIEDTNGTNILDQSVIKKGPVSVPMPPKNVGSLMLGKDGLIGGVTVNINEVFCSVPGRLSLLSSTSKYKVTVGEVQRRLSPPECLNASLLGGVLRRAKSKNGGKCLREKLEKIGLNLPAGRRKAANVTLLTSLVEGEAVHLARDFGYICETEFPTKAVSEYLNRQHADPNELHTRKNMLLATKQLCKEFTDLLAQDRTPLGNSRPTPILEPGIQSCLSHFSFITHGFGSPAICAALTALQNYLTEALKGLDKMFLNNPSNNRHGDAGNKAGDKEEKQRK is encoded by the exons ATGCTGTGGAAACTAGTTGAGAATGTCAAGTATGAAGATATTTATGAG GACCGGCATGACGGTGTCTCGAGCCACAGCTCCCGCCTGTCCCAGCTGGGCTCGGTATCGCATGCGGGACCCTACTCCAGCGCGCCGCCGCTGTCTCATGCGCCCTCGTCGGACTTCCAGCCTCCGTACTTCCCGCCGCCGTACCAGCCGCTCGCTCACTACCAGAGCCAGGACCCGTACTCCCACGTGAGCGACCCGTACTCCCTGAACTCCCTGCACCAAAGCCAGCAGGGCGCATGGGGTGCGCGGCAGCGGCAAGACACCGCTGGAGACCGGATGGATAGCTCCGCTCTGCTGGCGCAGCCTCGGGCCTCGCTGCCTCAGCTGTCCGGGCTGGATCCACGCCGGGACTACAGTGGAGTACGGCGGCCCGACGTGCTGCTGCACTCCGCTCACCCGGGACTGGAGCCCGGTATGGGCGACGGACTGCTACACGGGCTGCACGGTATGGAGGATGTTCAG ACCATTGAAGACACCAACGGAACGAACATCCTGGATCAATCAGTAATTAAgaaagg TCCTGTTTCAGTTCCCATGCCTCCCAAAAACGTGGGCTCTCTGATGCTCGGCAAGGACGGGCTGATCGGTGGAGTGACCGTCAACATAAACGAGGTGTTCTGCTCGGTGCCTGGCCGCCTCTCGCTGCTCAGCTCCACCTCCAAGTACAAAGTGACCGTAGGGGAGGTGCAGAGGAGACTGTCTCCGCCCGAGTGCCTCAACGCCTCCTTGTTGGGGGGCGTGTTGAGAAG AGCAAAGTCCAAAAACGGTGGGAAATGTCTGAGGGAAAAGCTGGAGAAGATTGGACTGAATTTACCTGCTGGAAGACGCAAAGCTGCCAATGTCACACTACTAACATCTCTTGTAGAAG GTGAAGCGGTCCACCTGGCGCGGGACTTCGGTTACATCTGCGAGACGGAGTTTCCCACCAAAGCCGTGAGCGAGTACCTCAACCGGCAGCACGCGGACCCCAACGAGCTGCACACGCGGAAAAACATGCTGCTGGCGACAAA ACAGCTGTGTAAGGAGTTCACAGACCTGCTGGCCCAGGACAGGACTCCCCTGGGCAACTCAAGGCCCACCCCCATCCTGGAGCCCGGCATCCAGAGCTGCCTCTCCCACTTCTCCTTCATCACGCACGGCTTCGGGTCGCCTGCCATCTGCGCTGCGCTCACCGCCCTCCAGAACTACCTCACCGAGGCTCTCAAAGGACTCGACAAGATGTTTCTCAACAACCCTTCCAACAACCGGCACGGGGACGCCGGCAACAAGGCCGGCGACAAAGAAGAGAAGCAGCGGAAATGA
- the tfap2b gene encoding transcription factor AP-2-beta isoform X5 has translation MLWKLVENVKYEDIYEDRHDGVSSHSSRLSQLGSVSHAGPYSSAPPLSHAPSSDFQPPYFPPPYQPLAHYQSQDPYSHVSDPYSLNSLHQSQQGAWGARQRQDTAGDRMDSSALLAQPRASLPQLSGLDPRRDYSGVRRPDVLLHSAHPGLEPGMGDGLLHGLHGMEDVQTIEDTNGTNILDQSVIKKVPMPPKNVGSLMLGKDGLIGGVTVNINEVFCSVPGRLSLLSSTSKYKVTVGEVQRRLSPPECLNASLLGGVLRRAKSKNGGKCLREKLEKIGLNLPAGRRKAANVTLLTSLVEGEAVHLARDFGYICETEFPTKAVSEYLNRQHADPNELHTRKNMLLATKQLCKEFTDLLAQDRTPLGNSRPTPILEPGIQSCLSHFSFITHGFGSPAICAALTALQNYLTEALKGLDKMFLNNPSNNRHGDAGNKAGDKEEKQRK, from the exons ATGCTGTGGAAACTAGTTGAGAATGTCAAGTATGAAGATATTTATGAG GACCGGCATGACGGTGTCTCGAGCCACAGCTCCCGCCTGTCCCAGCTGGGCTCGGTATCGCATGCGGGACCCTACTCCAGCGCGCCGCCGCTGTCTCATGCGCCCTCGTCGGACTTCCAGCCTCCGTACTTCCCGCCGCCGTACCAGCCGCTCGCTCACTACCAGAGCCAGGACCCGTACTCCCACGTGAGCGACCCGTACTCCCTGAACTCCCTGCACCAAAGCCAGCAGGGCGCATGGGGTGCGCGGCAGCGGCAAGACACCGCTGGAGACCGGATGGATAGCTCCGCTCTGCTGGCGCAGCCTCGGGCCTCGCTGCCTCAGCTGTCCGGGCTGGATCCACGCCGGGACTACAGTGGAGTACGGCGGCCCGACGTGCTGCTGCACTCCGCTCACCCGGGACTGGAGCCCGGTATGGGCGACGGACTGCTACACGGGCTGCACGGTATGGAGGATGTTCAG ACCATTGAAGACACCAACGGAACGAACATCCTGGATCAATCAGTAATTAAgaaag TTCCCATGCCTCCCAAAAACGTGGGCTCTCTGATGCTCGGCAAGGACGGGCTGATCGGTGGAGTGACCGTCAACATAAACGAGGTGTTCTGCTCGGTGCCTGGCCGCCTCTCGCTGCTCAGCTCCACCTCCAAGTACAAAGTGACCGTAGGGGAGGTGCAGAGGAGACTGTCTCCGCCCGAGTGCCTCAACGCCTCCTTGTTGGGGGGCGTGTTGAGAAG AGCAAAGTCCAAAAACGGTGGGAAATGTCTGAGGGAAAAGCTGGAGAAGATTGGACTGAATTTACCTGCTGGAAGACGCAAAGCTGCCAATGTCACACTACTAACATCTCTTGTAGAAG GTGAAGCGGTCCACCTGGCGCGGGACTTCGGTTACATCTGCGAGACGGAGTTTCCCACCAAAGCCGTGAGCGAGTACCTCAACCGGCAGCACGCGGACCCCAACGAGCTGCACACGCGGAAAAACATGCTGCTGGCGACAAA ACAGCTGTGTAAGGAGTTCACAGACCTGCTGGCCCAGGACAGGACTCCCCTGGGCAACTCAAGGCCCACCCCCATCCTGGAGCCCGGCATCCAGAGCTGCCTCTCCCACTTCTCCTTCATCACGCACGGCTTCGGGTCGCCTGCCATCTGCGCTGCGCTCACCGCCCTCCAGAACTACCTCACCGAGGCTCTCAAAGGACTCGACAAGATGTTTCTCAACAACCCTTCCAACAACCGGCACGGGGACGCCGGCAACAAGGCCGGCGACAAAGAAGAGAAGCAGCGGAAATGA